In Salinigranum marinum, one DNA window encodes the following:
- the gatE gene encoding Glu-tRNA(Gln) amidotransferase subunit GatE → MSAHDYADLGLVAGLEIHQQLDTSRKLFCECPTERREPDEAERTLTRYLHPTKSELGELDDAALEESRVDREFEYLGFDTTCLVEEDDEPPSRLSREALDVTMQIAALLEMDVVDQAHVMRKLVIDGSNTSGFQRTTLVAQAGEISTSEGPVSIEDLLLEEESAQRVEATEAGVRWSLDRLGIPLVEIGTGPDISSPEQAREAAETIGMLLRSTGNVKRGLGTIRQDVNVSIADGARVEIKGVQALDQIDEIVRLEVQRQVELLEIRDRLHEREASVGEPQDVTDVFADTESGVIAGALSAGGSVQAVRLAGFDALVGHELQPDRRLGTELSDHAKRHGAGGVFHTDELPAYGVTEGEVAALREAVGAGPDDAVALVADGTATAEIAIDAVAERARTALDGVPEETRDATEEGTTRYLRPLPGAARMYPETDVPPVDPDPSEVEVPELLTEKTERYQREHSLDAGLAEQVAYGRRFTLFETAVQQGVDPTLAANTLESTLTELRRDDVAVDRLTDEHLLDLLLLVDGGDLAKEGIGEVLTVLADDPSLTAEAAVEEAGLAGVGDEEVREAVVGVVERNADQIDEEGMGAFSALMGEAMGALRGKADGGQVSDVLREEIQKRA, encoded by the coding sequence ATGAGCGCGCACGACTACGCGGACCTCGGGCTCGTCGCCGGGCTCGAGATCCACCAGCAACTGGACACCTCGCGCAAACTGTTCTGCGAGTGTCCCACCGAGCGACGCGAGCCCGACGAGGCCGAGCGGACGCTCACCCGCTATCTCCACCCGACGAAGAGCGAACTCGGCGAACTCGACGACGCCGCCCTCGAGGAGAGCCGGGTCGACCGCGAGTTCGAGTACCTCGGATTCGACACGACCTGCTTGGTCGAGGAGGACGACGAGCCGCCGTCGCGGCTCTCCCGCGAGGCGCTCGACGTGACGATGCAGATCGCCGCCCTCCTCGAGATGGACGTCGTCGATCAGGCCCACGTCATGCGGAAGCTCGTCATCGACGGCTCGAACACCTCCGGGTTTCAACGGACGACGCTCGTCGCACAGGCCGGCGAGATCTCGACCTCCGAGGGGCCGGTCTCGATCGAGGACCTCCTGCTCGAAGAGGAGTCGGCCCAGCGCGTCGAAGCCACGGAGGCGGGCGTGCGGTGGTCGCTCGACCGTCTGGGGATCCCCCTGGTGGAGATCGGCACCGGGCCGGACATCTCCTCGCCCGAGCAGGCGCGGGAGGCCGCCGAGACCATCGGGATGTTGCTCCGTTCGACGGGGAACGTCAAACGGGGGCTCGGGACCATCCGGCAGGACGTCAACGTCTCGATCGCCGACGGTGCCCGCGTGGAGATCAAGGGCGTCCAGGCGCTCGACCAGATCGACGAGATCGTTCGCCTCGAAGTACAGCGGCAGGTCGAGCTGCTGGAGATCCGCGATCGCTTGCACGAGCGAGAGGCGTCGGTGGGCGAACCGCAGGACGTCACCGACGTCTTCGCAGACACGGAGTCGGGCGTCATCGCCGGGGCGCTCTCGGCGGGCGGGTCGGTCCAGGCCGTCCGCCTCGCCGGTTTCGACGCTCTCGTCGGCCACGAGCTCCAGCCCGATCGCCGACTCGGCACCGAACTGTCGGACCACGCGAAGCGCCACGGCGCGGGCGGCGTCTTCCACACCGACGAACTGCCGGCCTACGGCGTGACCGAGGGGGAAGTCGCGGCCCTGCGCGAGGCGGTCGGGGCCGGGCCCGACGACGCCGTGGCGCTCGTCGCCGACGGGACGGCGACGGCCGAGATCGCCATCGACGCGGTCGCCGAACGCGCCCGCACGGCGCTCGACGGCGTCCCCGAGGAGACCCGGGACGCCACCGAGGAGGGAACCACGCGCTACCTCCGTCCCCTGCCGGGCGCGGCGCGGATGTACCCCGAGACGGACGTCCCGCCCGTCGACCCCGATCCCTCCGAGGTAGAGGTCCCCGAACTGCTCACCGAGAAGACCGAGCGCTACCAGCGCGAGCACAGCCTCGACGCCGGGCTCGCCGAACAGGTGGCGTACGGCCGCCGCTTCACGTTGTTCGAAACAGCAGTACAGCAGGGCGTCGACCCGACGCTGGCGGCCAACACGCTGGAGTCGACGCTGACCGAACTCCGCCGGGACGACGTCGCCGTCGACCGTCTGACCGACGAGCATCTCCTGGACCTCTTGCTCTTGGTCGACGGCGGCGACCTCGCGAAGGAGGGGATCGGCGAGGTGCTGACCGTGCTCGCCGACGACCCATCCCTCACGGCCGAAGCGGCCGTCGAGGAGGCGGGCCTCGCCGGCGTCGGCGACGAGGAGGTCCGCGAGGCGGTCGTCGGAGTCGTCGAGCGCAACGCCGACCAGATCGACGAGGAGGGGATGGGCGCGTTCTCGGCGCTCATGGGCGAGGCGATGGGCGCGCTCAGAGGGAAGGCCGACGGCGGCCAGGTGAGCGACGTCCTGCGCGAGGAGATCCAGAAGCGCGCCTGA